One Eulemur rufifrons isolate Redbay chromosome 12, OSU_ERuf_1, whole genome shotgun sequence genomic window carries:
- the LOC138393749 gene encoding arylamine N-acetyltransferase 1-like gives MDIEAYFERIGYKNSRKNLDLETLTDILQHHIQAIPFENLNIHCGEAMELGLQAIFDQVVRRNRGGWCLQVNQLLYWALSTMGFETTILGGYVYIPAVDQYSSNMIHLVLQVTIGSRKYIVDAGFGRSYQMWQPLELISGQDQPQVPCIFRLREESGIWYLDQIRREQYIPNEEFLNSDLLEKNKYRKIYSFTLKPRTIEEFESINTYLQESPASVFTSKSFCSLQTPEGVHCLVGWTLTSRIFNYKDNIDLVELKTLDEEEIEEVLKNIFNISLEKKLVPKHGDRSFTI, from the coding sequence ATGGACATTGAagcatattttgaaagaattggtTATAAGAACTCTAGGAAGAACTTGGACTTGGAAACACTAACTGACATTCTTCAACACCACATCCAGGCCATTCCCTTTGAGAACCTTAACATACATTGTGGGGAAGCCATGGAATTGGGCTTACAGGCCATTTTTGATCAAGTTGTGCGAAGGAACCGGGGTGGGTGGTGTCTCCAGGTCAATCAACTTCTGTACTGGGCTCTGAGCACAATGGGTTTTGAGACCACAATTTTGGGAGGGTATGTTTACATACCTGCAGTTGACCAATACAGCAGTAACATGATTCACCTTGTGCTACAGGTGACCATTGGTAGCAGGAAATACATTGTTGATGCTGGGTTTGGGCGCTCCTACCAGATGTGGCAGCCTCTGGAGTTAATTTCTGGGCAGGATCAGCCTCAGGTGCCGTGCATCTTCCGCTTGAGAGAAGAGAGTGGAATCTGGTACCTGGACCAAATCAGAAGAGAGCAGTACATTCCAAATGAAGAATTTCTTAATTCTGATCTCctggaaaagaataaataccGAAAAATCTACTCCTTTACTCTTAAACCTCGAACAATTGAAGAGTTTGAGTCTATTAATACATACCTGCAGGAGTCTCCAGCATCTGTGTTTACAAGCAAATCATTTTGTTCTTTGCAGACCCCAGAAGGGGTTCACTGTTTAGTGGGCTGGACTCTCACCTCCAGGATATTCAATTATAAGGACAATATAGATCTGGTAGAGCTTAAGACTCTggatgaggaagaaatagaagaagtgctgaaaaatatatttaatatttccctGGAGAAAAAGCTAGTGCCCAAACATGGTGATCGATCTTTTACCATTTAA